In Erigeron canadensis isolate Cc75 chromosome 7, C_canadensis_v1, whole genome shotgun sequence, one DNA window encodes the following:
- the LOC122609307 gene encoding leucine-rich repeat and death domain-containing protein 1-like: MFPEDCDIELKDLVFYMVGLEKFDNLESMEDARYRVQNAVNMLTSSCLLLNTEREGYTKMHDVVRDVALLISAQGKKRYWVEAGKGLTKWEPRNKSLESYTGISLMQNWISNLPVCEVHTSSIDIFLVNDNMELSMISDKFIEGMKEVKVLDIKNCHITHLPQSLKLLTKLRMLNLSGNKSLNEISVLGEMKELEILILNRTGIEEIPKEIGRLVNLRQLEVNRCFNMTHVTPGVISKLENLEELCIDLSKVSEGVNGCIVVEVMKLSKLTYLDLMVNSIDIIPEGDFKIENLKGFFVQIGGFYRYNEPKSSDRYLIISSQHLVIPLVKWLKKLIERSPITILQRIEKLDNIIPTLYHEGFNNLEHIELDACPNVSCLVDDDDDGTKTEEKFFMELKKLRLTELKNLRVLWKRHVSLTNLVTLYIRGCEKLKRVFTVRVAQDLVNLKDLSITNSTILEEVIWGGDDESENIIAFPSLAQISLKGLWGLKSFYSGGSENCSITYPSLVDVEISNCFSMKIWGHGTHETPKLKSILVLRAGRRLQLDGPNAINDVLPKIKPIEDAEDEEEWNYKNY; encoded by the exons ATGTTCCCTGAAGACTGTGATATTGAGTTGAAAGACTTGGTATTTTATATGGTGGGCTTAGAAAAATTTGATAACCTTGAGAGCATGGAGGATGCAAGATACAGGGTTCAAAATGCAGTGAATATGCTCACATCTTCTTGCTTGTTGTTGAATACCGAACGCGAAGGCTATACCAAAATGCATGATGTTGTTCGTGATGTAGCATTGCTAATTTCAGCTCAAGGTAAAAAAAGATACTGGGTGGAAGCTGGTAAAGGTTTGACAAAATGGGAGCCACGAAACAAAAGCTTAGAAAGCTATACGGGTATTTCACTCATGCAAAACTGGATCTCCAATCTTCCAGTCTGCGAGGTTCATACATCAAGCATTGACATTTTCCTTGTTAATGACAACATGGAATTGTCAATGATTTCTGATAAATTCATTGAGGGCATGAAAGAAGTCAAAGTATTAGATATCAAGAATTGTCATATTACACACCTTCCACAATCATTGAAGCTGCTCACAAAACTTCGCATGCTCAATCTCAGTGGCAATAAATCTCTCAATGAGATTTCTGTTCTTGGGGAGATGAAAGAGCTTGAGATTCTAATTCTCAATCGTACTGGAATCGAAGAAATTCCTAAAGAGATTGGTCGGTTGGTGAACTTAAGGCAGCTTGAAGTTAATAGGTGTTTTAATATGACTCATGTAACGCCGGGTGTGATTTCAAAGCTCGAGAACTTGGAAGAGTTGTGCATCGACCTTAGCAAGGTGAGTGAAGGAGTTAATGGTTGTATTGTTGTTGAGGTTATGAAGTTGTCAAAGCTCACATATTTGGATCTAATGGTGAATAGTATTGACATTATTCCTGAAGGTgattttaaaatagaaaatcttAAAGGATTTTTTGTTCAAATTGGAGGTTTCTATCGATATAATGAGCCTAAGAGCTCAGATCGTTATCTAATTATTTCAAGTCAACATCTTGTGATTCCGTTAGTGAAGTGGTTAAAGAAACTGATTGAGAGAAGTCCTATTACAATCCtacaaagaattgaaaaacTAGATAATATCATTCCGACCTTGTATCATGAAGGTTTCAATAACTTAGAGCATATTGAGCTGGATGCTTGCCCTAATGTGTCATGCTTagtggatgatgatgatgatggtacAAAAACAGAGGAAAAGTTTTTCATGGAGCTTAAAAAACTTAGATTGACAGAGCTAAAAAATTTGAGGGTGTTATGGAAACGCCATGTAAGTCTTACTAACTTAGTCACTCTTTATATCAGAGGTTGTGAGAAGTTAAAAAGAGTATTTACAGTCCGTGTAGCACAAGACCTTGTCAATCTCAAAGACCTAAGTATCACAAATTCCACAATTTTAGAGGAAGTGATTTGGGGTGGAGATGATGAATCTGAAAATATTATTGCGTTTCCTTCCCTTGCCCAGATATCCCTTAAGGGTTTATGGGGACTTAAAAGCTTCTACTCAGGCGGGAGTGAGAATTGTAGCATCACATATCCATCTTTGGTGGATGTTGAAATAAGTAACTGTTTTAGTATGAAGATATGGGGACATGGAACCCATGAAACACCCAAGCTCAAAAGCATATTGGTTCTGAGAGCTGGGCGAAGATTACAGCTAGATGGACCTAATGCCATCAATGATGTTTTGCCAAAg ATAAAACCAATTGAAGATgctgaagatgaagaagagtgGAATTACAAGAACTACTGA
- the LOC122609308 gene encoding probable disease resistance protein At1g61310 — MADVVAGPVVGKAVDTLFDVAKKKIGYMWNCKQNVEKLKNEVDSLKVMTRQVEQQIGIARGKGDNLIVGVEEWLGKAGDEISKAEAFLGEFVNAKKTCFKIGMCGNWATLYHYGKAATEMMTPLKEHKESGTQFVTCVSVETLPPTQLDVYQTKNLEDLDTHTSALKAIIAALEDESKQIIGIYGLGGVGKTTIAKEVVAKIKHLFDDVAFTTVSQTVKAQEIKKDIENATKRIMNGDKILIILDDLWEPVDLEELCIPINRTKCRILLTSRNEDVCEKMNSQIKICVNSLPTEEAWILFKRVVGERVETEVDLKPIAAKVAKECGGLPLLVKAVGNALKNKSIGSWQAALSRLQKAAP; from the coding sequence ATGGCGGATGTGGTTGCTGGTCCCGTGGTTGGGAAAGCAGTGGACACGTTGTTTGATGTGGCAAAAAAGAAGATTGGTTACATGTGGAATTGCAAACAAAATGTTGAGAAATTAAAGAATGAAGTTGATAGCCTCAAAGTTATGACGAGGCAGGTTGAACAACAAATTGGTATTGCCAGAGGTAAAGGTGATAATCTCATTGTTGGTGTGGAAGAGTGGTTAGGCAAGGCAGGGGATGAGATATCCAAAGCCGAAGCGTTTCTGGGAGAATTTGTTAATGCCAAGAAGACGTGCTTCAAAATAGGAATGTGTGGTAACTGGGCCACCCTATATCATTACGGTAAGGCAGCAACCGAGATGATGACTCCTCTTAAGGAGCACAAAGAAAGTGGCACGCAATTTGTGACTTGTGTCTCTGTTGAAACTCTCCCCCCTACGCAACTAGACGTTTACCAAACAAAGAATCTTGAAGATCTGGATACCCACACTTCAGCTCTTAAAGCTATCATTGCTGCTCTTGAAGATGAAAGCAAACAAATCATTGGAATCTATGGCTTAGGTGGTGTTGGCAAAACAACAATAGCCAAGGAAGTCGTTGCCAAAATAAAGCATCTATTTGACGATGTTGCTTTTACAACTGTTTCCCAAACTGTAAAAGCTCAAGAGATTAAGAAAGATATTGAAAATGCAACAAAGCGGATAATGAACGGGGACAAAATTCTAATCATATTAGACGATCTCTGGGAGCCAGTCGATCTAGAAGAATTGTGCATTCCTATTAACCGCACGAAATGCAGAATTTTGCTAACGTCTAGAAACGAAGATGTGTGTGAGAAAATGAACtctcaaattaaaatttgtgtGAACTCTTTGCCAACAGAAGAAGCATGGATTCTTTTCAAACGTGTTGTTGGTGAAAGAGTGGAGACTGAAGTTGATCTGAAGCCGATTGCAGCCAAGGTTGCTAAAGAGTGTGGTGGTTTGCCGCTTCTCGTTAAGGCTGTAGGCAATGCTTTGAAAAACAAAAGCATCGGTTCATGGCAAGCAGCTCTTTCTCGACTACAGAAAGCCGCACCATAG
- the LOC122609309 gene encoding rhodanese-like domain-containing protein 4A, chloroplastic has product MAIQVHLNYDSRHRTVVNNVIQSVSENKAAYQAQIDQLMAPNRVLNLNESNVGDGEDVPYYSDPGEEYVSPPPGDIVGSPEPYRYIYRNNGDSTLTILSRHISYHFTSLLFIHYLSVMESLSIGLSSSPKTTSIFKTPKPIFLKFTPNSIHINKKHPKSTNPFLQIKTPSLKIQTLSFLFTTFHSPLSLLASENQPPVFADSAKINLEQIVVSIDDFFNKYPFFVAGVVFIWLYVIPVSQEYLRKYKYISAIDAFKKIKDDPNAQMLDIRDGKTLRVLGSPNLKIFGKNVVQVEFVEGDDDEGFVKKVKEQFEDYQNTSVYILDNFDGNSMNVAELLFKNGFKEAYAIRGGVRGNNGWLEIQETLLPPSVHIYLKAKLKKSIEANNNGAIEQESEVKSQLATVAEIKQTNGYANTSAEQNTKSLSPYSMYPNMKPPSSPTPSKPQ; this is encoded by the exons ATGGCGATCCAAGTCCACCTGAATTACGACTCGAGACACCGCACTGTAGTAAACAACGTCATTCAGAGCGTGTCTGAAAACAAGGCCGCTTACCAAGCCCAGATCGACCAACTGATGGCTCCCAATCGGGTTCTTAACCTTAACGAAA GCAATGTCGGTGATGGTGAGGATGTACCTTACTACTCTGACCCGGGGGAGGAGTACGTATCTCCTCCACCTGGCGACATTGTCGGGTCACCTGAACCATACCGCTACATTTATCGTAACAACGGTGATAGTACT TTAACCATATTATCCCGCCACATATCTTATCATTTTACATCACTTTTATTCATCCATTATCTCTCTGTAATGGAATCTCTGTCTATTGGCCTATCATCTTCCCCAAAAACCACCTCCATTTTCAAAACCCCAAAACCAATTTTCCTTAAATTCACCCCAAATTCCATTCATATCAACAAAAAACATCCCAAATCAACCAACCCATTTCTCCAAATCAAAACCCCATCTCTAAAAATCCAAACTTTATCATTTCTGTTCACCACATTTCACTCCCCACTATCTTTACTTGCTTCCGAAAACCAACCGCCAGTTTTCGCAGACTCGGCGAAAATCAACTTAGAACAAATTGTGGTCTCaattgatgatttttttaacaAGTATCCGTTTTTTGTAGCTGGGGTTGTTTTTATTTGGTTGTATGTTATTCCTGTTAGCCAAGAGTATTTAagaaagtataaatatatttctGCCATTGATGCttttaagaaaattaaagaTGACCCGAATGCTCAAATGTTGGATATAAGGGATGGCAAGACTTTACGGGTTTTGGGTTCGCCGAATTTGAAGATTTTTGGTAAGAATGTGGTGCAGGTTGAGTTCGTTGagggtgatgatgatgaggggTTTGTTAAGAAAGTTAAGGAGCAGTTTGAGGATTATCAGAATACTAGTGTTTATATTCTTGACAA TTTTGATGGTAACTCCATGAACGTAGCTGAGTTATTGTTTAAGAATGGATTCAAAGAGGCTTATGCTATCCGAGGTGGAGTTAGAGGCAACAATGGATGGCTG GAAATTCAAGAAACGCTGCTCCCACCATCTGTACATATTTACCTTAAAGCGAAACTCAAAAAGTCAATTGAAGCAAACAATAATGGAGCCATCGAGCAAGAAAGTGAAGTCAAGAGCCAGCTAGCTACTGTAGCCGAAATTAAGCAAACTAATGGATATGCCAACACATCTGCtgaacaaaatacaaaatcGTTGTCTCCATACTCAATG TATCCCAATATGaaaccaccatcatctccaacTCCATCCAAGCCTCAATAA